A single Mus caroli chromosome 15, CAROLI_EIJ_v1.1, whole genome shotgun sequence DNA region contains:
- the LOC110310963 gene encoding olfactory receptor 2A12-like encodes MQTLRKDNCSSVSEFLLLGFSSESQVRVALFSFFLLLYMITLLGNGLIVTLIYLDSRLHTPMYFFLSVLSLVDMSYVTTTVPQMLVNMVCPRRTISWGACVAQMFIFLLLGIAECVLYAIMAYDRYVAICFPLHYSVLMSRLVCIKMVTVCWSISITGALIYTVFTMRLPYCGPYKINHFFCEVPAVLKLACADTSFNDRLDFILGFIFLLVPLSLILASYACIFASILRIRSSQGRLKSFSTCASHITVVTMFYGPAMIMYMRPGSWYDPERDKKLALFYNVVSAFLNPIIYSLRNKDVKGAFLKVLGDRGAAK; translated from the coding sequence ATGCAGACCCTTAGGAAGGACAACTGCAGCTCAGTGTCCGAGTTCCTCCTCCTGGGCTTCTCCAGCGAATCCCAGGTCAGAGTGGCCCTGTTtagcttttttcttcttctctacaTGATCACCCTCCTGGGCAACGGGCTCATCGTCACCCTGATTTACCTAGACTCTCGCCTCCACACGcccatgtacttctttctcaGTGTCCTCTCTTTGGTAGACATGAGTTATGTCACTACCACTGTGCCCCAGATGCTGGTTAACATGGTGTGTCCAAGGAGGACCATCTCCTGGGGTGCTTGTGTAGCCCAGATGTTCATCTTCCTGCTGCTGGGTATTGCTGAGTGTGTTCTCTACGCCATCATGGCCTACGACAGGTATGTCGCCATCTGCTTCCCCCTTCACTACTCTGTACTCATGAGCCGTCTCGTGTGTATCAAGATGGTCACAGTCTGCTGGTCCATCAGCATCACTGGTGCTCTGATCTACACTGTCTTCACCATGCGTCTGCCCTACTGTGGTCCCTACAAGATCAACCACTTCTTCTGTGAAGTCCCCGCTGTCCTGAAGTTGGCCTGTGCAGACACATCCTTCAATGACCGCTTGGACTTCATCCTGGGTTTCATCTTCCTTttggtccctctctccctcatcctgGCCTCCTATGCCTGCATCTTTGCCTCCATCTTAAGAATCCGCTCATCCCAGGGGAGGCTCAAGTCCTTCTCCACGTGTGCATCCCACATCACTGTGGTCACCATGTTCTATGGGCCAGCCATGATCATGTACATGAGGCCTGGTTCTTGGTATGACCCAGAACGGGACAAGAAGCTGGCTCTGTTCTACAAtgttgtctctgccttcctcaaCCCCATCATCTACAGCCTCCGGAATAAGGATG